GCACTTGCTTGCGATCGTCGATCGCGGCTGGTTCCGATTCATTTACGAGGCGTTCACCGCGGCCGGTCATCGCAGCTTGCGCGCGGTGCCGGTCACGCGGTGCCTGCCGCAGGCGCCGGTGGCCGAAGTTGCCGCAGGCGTCGATCAAACAGCCGAAGTGCGCGAGCCGGTGATGGCCGGCGCGGCGAGCGTCGCCACGTCGCTGCCGGGCGTCGCGCCGGTGCTCGGGGCGCAAGTGCCGTCTGTCGTGCCGATGGTGGCCGCCGTGCTCGGTGCGGTCGTGCAGACCGCGCCCGCGCTGCTGGTCGAAGGCGAGATCGACAGCGGCGTGCCCCGCGTCGAGCTCGCGATTGCGCGCGGCATGCAGGGCGAAGGCTTCGCGGCGCCAGCCGATGCGGTGAATGCGACGCTTGCCGCGCTGGCAGGTGCGGCGCCGGTGTCGCTGTACATGCTGACGGAAGTGCCTGGCAACGAATCGAACCACGCCACGACGAATCCCGCGCGGCTTGCCGCGCATATCCATGGCGCGAGCCCGCTGCCGTTCGAACAGCTCGCGCGGCGCGCGCTCGAATGCCGCTTCGACCTGTGCCAGTTCGAGTTCGCATCGCAGCCGTGGCGCCTCGATCGGGCGACGCTGCGGCGTCTGCGTTTGCCGATCCTGCTCGCGCTCGCCGCGCTCGTCGTCGCGATCATCGGCGCGAACGTGCAGTGGCTGATGCTCGCGCGGAAGCGTGACGCGATCAATACGCAGATGACGGATCTGCTGCTCAACACGTTCCCGAAGACGACCGTCGTGCTCGACGCGCCCGGTCAGATGGCGCGTCAGGTGCAACAGTTGCGCGTCGCGGCGGGCGAGCTGTCGCCGGAAGATTTCCTGGCGCTCGCCGACGGCCTCGCGCGCTCGCTGTCGCCGCTGCCGGTCAACGGCATCGCCGCGCTCGACTATCACGACCATCGCCTCGACGTGACCTTCAAACCCACGATCAAGGTCGACCCCGACTTCGCCAAGCGCCTCGCGCGCAACGGCCTGACCGGTGCGATCGACAGCAGTACCGGCAAGTGGACCATCAGGAACGGACAATGAAAGCTGAACTCGCTCAAACATGGGCTGGCTTCTGGGACCAGCGCACCGATCGCGAAAAGGCGCTGCTGACGTGGGGCGGCGCCGCGCTCGCCGTGGCGATTGCGTGGTCGGTATTGTGGGCGCCCGCGCAGGAAGGCCGCACGCATCTGCGCGAATCGCTGCCGAGCCTGCAGCGGCAGTTCGCGCAGATGACCGCGCAGGCGAATGAGGCGCGTTCGCTGACGGCAGCCGCGCAAGGCGTCGCACCGACCGGCGCGGCGCTGAAGGACGCGCTCGCCGCATCGCTCGGCGAGCATGGTCTTGCCGCGACGCAGGTGCAGTTCGTCGGCAACGCGGTGCAGGTGCAGATGAAAAACGTGGCGTTTCCGGCTTGGACCGCGTGGGTCGATGACGTGCGCAAGCAGTTGAAGGTGCAGGTCTCCGAGGCGCACATCACCGCGCTGAAAGACGACGGCCAGGTGGACCTGACGGTCGCGCTGCAACCGTCTAGCGCGAAATAACGACGCGCCGCTCGCTACAGGATCTCGCATGAATTACTGGATGTGGCGGCTGCGTGCGGCGCTGCCGTGGCTGGTGGTCGCCGTTT
Above is a window of Paraburkholderia sprentiae WSM5005 DNA encoding:
- the gspL gene encoding type II secretion system protein GspL, with protein sequence MSTLIVLLPPRDPAVPSQEWQLPDLPFVLLDKTGRTQRAGRSALALLPRAGTTVLMLAARDLLLMPATLPPLRGPKLRQALPNIVEDQLIQDPQTCHIAVDPQGLGEGRHLLAIVDRGWFRFIYEAFTAAGHRSLRAVPVTRCLPQAPVAEVAAGVDQTAEVREPVMAGAASVATSLPGVAPVLGAQVPSVVPMVAAVLGAVVQTAPALLVEGEIDSGVPRVELAIARGMQGEGFAAPADAVNATLAALAGAAPVSLYMLTEVPGNESNHATTNPARLAAHIHGASPLPFEQLARRALECRFDLCQFEFASQPWRLDRATLRRLRLPILLALAALVVAIIGANVQWLMLARKRDAINTQMTDLLLNTFPKTTVVLDAPGQMARQVQQLRVAAGELSPEDFLALADGLARSLSPLPVNGIAALDYHDHRLDVTFKPTIKVDPDFAKRLARNGLTGAIDSSTGKWTIRNGQ
- a CDS encoding type II secretion system protein M, producing the protein MKAELAQTWAGFWDQRTDREKALLTWGGAALAVAIAWSVLWAPAQEGRTHLRESLPSLQRQFAQMTAQANEARSLTAAAQGVAPTGAALKDALAASLGEHGLAATQVQFVGNAVQVQMKNVAFPAWTAWVDDVRKQLKVQVSEAHITALKDDGQVDLTVALQPSSAK